A part of Actinobaculum sp. 313 genomic DNA contains:
- a CDS encoding WXG100 family type VII secretion target: MSINTNQLRDDGAIREGAQLVASAKEELTGEISRLENEIAGWASAWKGSGAAAFMNFQQNWNTRVSKLYAVLDEFSANLTGTAAQVEDTEADVSSSWGEMQGLLGG, encoded by the coding sequence TTGTCTATCAACACCAACCAGCTACGCGATGATGGTGCGATCCGGGAAGGCGCCCAACTCGTGGCCTCAGCTAAAGAAGAACTCACCGGTGAAATCTCCCGCCTAGAAAACGAAATCGCTGGCTGGGCCAGCGCCTGGAAAGGCTCGGGTGCTGCCGCGTTCATGAACTTCCAACAAAACTGGAACACGCGAGTGAGCAAACTCTACGCCGTGCTCGACGAGTTCTCCGCCAACCTGACCGGCACCGCCGCCCAAGTTGAAGACACCGAAGCCGACGTGTCCTCCTCCTGGGGAGAAATGCAAGGCCTCCTGGGCGGCTAA
- a CDS encoding WXG100 family type VII secretion target, which translates to MIQVNFEGLQSGSSGMSSSYSRIDDILNNLESKLNGIRERWDGHAQAAYSEAQAQWDKLAQELNDLLRIASQRVAASGQNYLQTDQSAANRFR; encoded by the coding sequence ATGATTCAAGTCAATTTTGAGGGACTACAGTCCGGCTCTTCGGGCATGTCCAGCTCGTACTCGCGTATCGATGACATCCTCAACAACCTCGAGTCCAAACTCAACGGTATCCGGGAACGCTGGGACGGCCACGCCCAAGCCGCCTACTCCGAAGCCCAAGCCCAATGGGACAAACTCGCCCAAGAACTCAACGACCTCCTGCGCATCGCCTCACAACGCGTAGCCGCCTCCGGCCAAAACTACCTCCAAACCGACCAAAGCGCAGCCAACCGCTTCCGCTAA
- the fucO gene encoding lactaldehyde reductase produces MSYRMIFNQTGYFGRGAISNIPAEIASRGLNKAFIVTDPVLAENGTVARITDLLDAASIAWEVFSDVVPNPPVEKVQAGLAAFRSSGADILIGLGGGSPQDTCKAISVIATNPEFEDVLSLEGLSPTKNPGVPIIGVPTTAGTASETTINYVITDTTKQRKFVCVDPHDIPVIAVVDPDLMDGMPRSLKVATGLDALTHAIEGYITPGAWALSDALCLRSIQMIAKNLRKAADGDTDAVEQMGLAAYINGMAYSNVGLGLVHGMAHPLGGRYNAPHGVANGILLAPVMAFNAEYTGEKYRDIAEAFGVDDAQTMPLEDARTAAVNAVAQLTRDLGNPTTISEIGVDESGIAALSDDAFADVCTPGNPRPATREDIEALYRSLL; encoded by the coding sequence ATGTCCTACCGCATGATTTTCAATCAGACCGGTTACTTCGGTCGCGGCGCGATCTCAAATATCCCCGCCGAGATCGCCAGTCGGGGCCTGAACAAGGCCTTTATCGTCACAGATCCGGTACTGGCAGAAAACGGAACCGTCGCCCGAATTACCGATCTGCTCGACGCGGCTTCAATCGCGTGGGAGGTGTTCTCCGACGTCGTTCCCAACCCGCCCGTAGAAAAAGTACAGGCGGGTCTGGCTGCCTTCCGTTCCTCCGGGGCTGACATCCTCATCGGCCTGGGTGGCGGAAGTCCGCAAGACACGTGCAAGGCGATCTCGGTGATTGCCACCAACCCGGAATTCGAGGACGTGCTCTCACTGGAGGGGCTCTCGCCCACCAAGAACCCGGGCGTGCCGATTATCGGTGTGCCAACAACGGCCGGAACCGCCTCGGAAACGACAATCAACTATGTCATCACCGATACGACCAAGCAGCGCAAGTTCGTCTGCGTGGATCCGCACGACATCCCGGTGATCGCCGTCGTCGACCCAGACCTGATGGACGGTATGCCGCGCTCGTTGAAGGTGGCGACCGGCCTGGATGCCCTGACGCATGCGATCGAAGGGTATATCACGCCCGGGGCATGGGCACTCTCGGATGCGTTGTGCCTGCGGTCCATTCAAATGATTGCGAAGAATCTGCGAAAGGCAGCCGATGGGGATACCGACGCCGTCGAGCAGATGGGCCTCGCCGCATATATCAATGGCATGGCGTACTCCAACGTCGGCCTCGGCCTGGTACACGGAATGGCGCACCCGCTTGGCGGACGTTACAACGCGCCGCACGGTGTCGCCAACGGAATCCTGCTCGCCCCGGTGATGGCCTTCAACGCGGAATACACCGGCGAGAAGTATCGGGATATCGCAGAGGCCTTCGGCGTCGACGACGCGCAGACCATGCCGCTGGAGGATGCGCGCACGGCTGCGGTTAATGCGGTGGCACAGTTGACCCGCGATTTGGGTAATCCGACGACGATTAGCGAGATCGGTGTGGATGAGTCGGGAATCGCGGCGCTGTCCGACGACGCCTTCGCTGATGTGTGTACGCCCGGCAATCCCCGTCCAGCGACGCGCGAGGATATTGAGGCACTGTATCGTTCACTTCTTTAG
- a CDS encoding DUF4352 domain-containing protein gives MPTPPALHSNAPDPTGGATAATTTRRGLAGWAWALIGGLIVIAVVIAGIMIAGRDHAAPTPAISDHTTSPVPTPSTATPEPTPSPTSGVTQIGDWSVEVLEYKPDVTEYLTTYDPPVEITVAGQRFLGIKLRVTNTGDKADPYIAVAVRLRGTTNGHPLYEPYQADTADYRGDDYLIKVPRLETGESGEGWLFYEVAGDFKLTGIDMRDERDYDNPTPWTEVPYPQPTNTTPTPTATP, from the coding sequence ATGCCCACACCACCAGCCCTACACAGTAACGCGCCCGACCCCACCGGGGGCGCTACCGCTGCGACAACCACTCGGCGGGGTCTGGCAGGTTGGGCCTGGGCGCTCATTGGTGGCCTGATCGTCATCGCCGTCGTCATCGCCGGGATCATGATCGCCGGCAGGGACCACGCCGCACCCACACCGGCGATCAGTGACCACACGACAAGCCCAGTACCTACGCCAAGCACGGCCACGCCGGAACCGACGCCCTCGCCGACGTCTGGGGTGACCCAGATCGGGGACTGGAGCGTTGAAGTCCTCGAGTACAAGCCTGATGTCACCGAGTATTTGACCACTTACGACCCACCCGTAGAGATCACCGTCGCGGGTCAACGGTTCCTTGGGATCAAACTCCGCGTCACCAACACCGGAGACAAGGCCGACCCCTATATCGCCGTCGCCGTACGCCTGCGCGGCACCACCAACGGACACCCGCTCTACGAGCCCTACCAAGCAGACACCGCCGACTACAGGGGCGACGACTACCTCATCAAAGTCCCGCGACTAGAGACCGGCGAGTCCGGGGAAGGCTGGCTGTTCTACGAAGTCGCGGGCGACTTCAAACTCACCGGCATCGACATGCGCGACGAACGCGACTACGACAACCCCACACCCTGGACCGAAGTCCCCTACCCACAACCCACCAACACCACACCAACACCAACCGCCACCCCATAA
- a CDS encoding IclR family transcriptional regulator — MSKTTSVAETGVRSVKSAGRTVELLEFLASRQARPPRLSEICQALDAPRSSVYALLRTLISLGWVQNDSSDGYSLGIRVLTTGTAYIDSDPYVRVVRPILADLAATLGETFHLGRIDNSQVVYLFTQESHREQRAYSRVGRRLPASTTALGKALLAHRSELIPNTLPRLTEYTIADPDELAADLALTLERGYAREAQENTLGLRCVAFALPYTSPVRDAISCSMPLARWSEEHEANIVETMRSAVMRIVESAPLDQ, encoded by the coding sequence ATGAGCAAGACGACCTCCGTGGCGGAGACCGGCGTCCGCAGTGTTAAATCTGCCGGCCGAACGGTCGAGCTTCTTGAATTCCTTGCGTCCCGTCAGGCTCGGCCACCTCGGCTGAGCGAGATATGCCAGGCCTTGGACGCACCTCGCTCCTCCGTGTATGCACTTCTACGCACGCTTATTTCACTCGGCTGGGTACAAAACGATTCCAGCGACGGCTATTCCTTGGGAATACGCGTTCTGACCACCGGTACTGCATATATCGACTCAGACCCCTACGTGCGTGTGGTGCGGCCAATCCTGGCCGACCTCGCCGCCACACTGGGCGAGACTTTCCATCTGGGACGTATCGATAACTCGCAAGTCGTCTATCTGTTCACACAGGAATCTCACCGAGAGCAGCGCGCATACTCCCGAGTAGGCCGTCGTCTGCCGGCTTCAACGACCGCCCTGGGCAAGGCCCTCCTGGCCCACCGTAGCGAACTCATTCCCAATACCTTGCCGCGGCTCACCGAATACACAATTGCAGATCCCGACGAGCTCGCCGCTGACCTGGCACTCACCCTGGAGCGGGGATACGCGCGTGAAGCGCAGGAGAACACGCTTGGCCTACGCTGTGTGGCCTTCGCGCTGCCCTACACCAGCCCTGTGCGCGATGCCATCTCCTGCTCCATGCCGCTGGCGCGGTGGTCTGAAGAGCACGAGGCGAATATTGTTGAGACGATGCGCAGCGCGGTCATGCGCATTGTCGAGTCGGCACCGCTTGATCAATAA
- a CDS encoding TRIC cation channel family protein, with the protein MHVADLSPVAFEVLDVGGVVVAAILGGMVARERHFDLVGFMALAIMAALGGGMLRDVLLQQGPPVALTNPHYLRGALAGATIAFLLRLRGKWWNRLLVVADAFVLGSWSATGAVKTLEAGLGIAPAVMLGVITAVGGGMIRDIAVGRTPLYSAGTLFTPPARSSLQFPRSFYGRRGTRRWPRLPQLLLAACCVSPRAGSNGGCRRITITPLRRHMHALKQQRRIMRGHENVLPHIHGAGGAGSGVCAGVRRRLRTQLLLTTGRKNADSLRMMSRQS; encoded by the coding sequence GTGCACGTCGCTGACCTTTCGCCGGTAGCTTTCGAGGTTCTCGACGTCGGCGGGGTGGTGGTAGCTGCAATACTGGGTGGAATGGTCGCCCGCGAGCGGCATTTCGATCTGGTGGGTTTTATGGCCCTCGCCATCATGGCTGCTCTCGGTGGCGGAATGCTCCGCGATGTATTGTTGCAACAAGGTCCACCCGTGGCCTTGACTAATCCGCATTATCTACGCGGCGCACTTGCCGGTGCCACCATCGCCTTTCTTCTGCGCTTGCGGGGTAAATGGTGGAATCGCCTCCTTGTTGTGGCGGACGCATTTGTGCTGGGTTCCTGGTCGGCTACCGGTGCCGTGAAAACCCTGGAGGCAGGACTGGGCATCGCTCCCGCAGTGATGCTAGGCGTGATAACCGCAGTTGGCGGGGGTATGATCCGCGATATTGCCGTTGGTCGTACCCCGCTATATTCGGCGGGAACACTCTTTACGCCACCTGCGCGCTCGTCGCTACAGTTCCCGCGATCCTTTTATGGAAGGCGGGGCACCCGTCGTTGGCCACGATTGCCGCAGCTGCTCTTGGCGGCGTGTTGTGTATCGCCGCGCGCTGGTTCAAATGGCGGCTGCCGCAGAATAACGATTACTCCGTTGCGACGTCATATGCACGCCTTAAAGCAGCAGCGGCGGATTATGCGCGGGCACGAGAACGTGCTGCCGCACATTCACGGCGCAGGAGGCGCGGGAAGCGGCGTGTGCGCAGGGGTGCGGCGTCGCCTACGAACGCAACTGCTACTGACAACGGGCCGCAAGAATGCTGACAGCCTACGAATGATGAGCCGTCAGAGCTAG
- a CDS encoding endonuclease/exonuclease/phosphatase family protein, translating into MRITPMKIVWGVLAAVVAAVALASVRPSMIPQVAELSLTYPWVAVVAVRSWIALVLVGAAVFFLIIGVIRRVMLGRGRIAFTLALALVAIAGLHAATLFSRGISNVESLAPDPGITSISKGDGSITVLEYNTLGSSTGVSELADLIEENGVDVVALPETSTQAGTELVQELATRGLEFQRFDTDTSEYSSDYQSTVLLVSAELGEYAASTPFADASTTTAPAVLAVPVDGEGPSFMAVHPIAPSAEKIETWRAEIESVYRLCEEDSNLIIAGDFNSTADHEAALRLPVRCTDAGAQAKVAGLGTWPSRLPALLSSPIDRVLTSGGYEGTEGAVVSVGRSDHRGLLVRLTPAG; encoded by the coding sequence GTGAGAATCACGCCCATGAAGATCGTGTGGGGAGTGCTCGCGGCAGTGGTTGCCGCGGTGGCTTTGGCGAGTGTGCGCCCGTCGATGATCCCGCAGGTGGCGGAGCTGAGTCTAACGTATCCGTGGGTGGCCGTTGTCGCCGTACGTAGCTGGATCGCGCTCGTACTGGTGGGCGCGGCGGTATTCTTCTTGATTATCGGCGTCATCCGCCGAGTAATGCTGGGACGTGGCCGGATCGCCTTCACCCTCGCGCTCGCACTGGTTGCCATTGCGGGCCTGCATGCTGCCACGCTTTTCAGCCGGGGAATTTCCAATGTAGAGAGCCTTGCGCCCGATCCGGGGATTACCAGTATTTCCAAGGGTGACGGGTCGATTACGGTCCTGGAGTACAACACGTTGGGAAGTTCGACCGGCGTTAGTGAGCTTGCGGACCTGATCGAGGAGAATGGGGTCGACGTCGTCGCTCTGCCCGAAACATCAACGCAGGCCGGTACGGAATTGGTGCAGGAGCTTGCAACGCGCGGTTTGGAGTTCCAGCGTTTTGACACGGACACCTCGGAGTACTCTTCCGACTACCAATCGACGGTGCTACTGGTGTCGGCCGAGCTCGGTGAGTATGCGGCGAGTACTCCGTTTGCAGATGCGTCTACCACGACGGCTCCCGCTGTGCTCGCGGTTCCGGTAGATGGTGAGGGGCCGTCGTTCATGGCTGTTCATCCGATTGCGCCTTCTGCCGAGAAAATCGAGACGTGGCGGGCGGAGATCGAATCGGTATATCGGCTGTGCGAAGAGGATTCGAATCTCATCATCGCCGGCGACTTCAATTCCACTGCGGATCACGAGGCGGCACTGCGCCTGCCCGTCAGGTGCACCGATGCGGGTGCCCAGGCGAAGGTAGCGGGGCTGGGGACATGGCCGAGTCGGCTGCCTGCATTGCTCTCCTCGCCGATTGATCGTGTGCTCACCAGCGGCGGTTATGAGGGCACGGAAGGTGCCGTTGTCAGCGTCGGTAGGTCTGATCACCGTGGGTTGCTGGTGCGATTGACCCCAGCTGGGTAA
- the dapA gene encoding 4-hydroxy-tetrahydrodipicolinate synthase has protein sequence MTFKPHGIIPALVTPLDKDGELLEQGLRDVLDYTISNGVHGVFVLGSSGEIYGLSDAQKRRVVEITVEHVNGRVPIYAGASEITTRDCIKTAHMAEELGGVSALSVLTPYFMTPTQSELIDHYKAIAAETDLPILLYSNPGRTQVPLALNTVLELAQVPNIVGVKDSAGNMTLTADYLREVPEDFAVIMGRDTLIYPALRMGAVGAIASTANIAPRLLSALYNAYIAGDDARALELQQRLSPLRNLVDKATFPVVLKEGLRCAGVEAGYCFAPARELAPEYRGLLQKAVDDAVNF, from the coding sequence ATGACGTTCAAACCTCATGGCATCATCCCGGCGCTAGTCACGCCGCTGGACAAGGATGGCGAACTCCTTGAACAGGGACTACGCGATGTTCTCGACTACACGATCAGCAACGGCGTCCATGGCGTATTTGTGCTTGGCTCTTCCGGTGAGATATATGGGTTGTCCGATGCGCAGAAGCGCCGCGTTGTTGAGATAACCGTAGAACACGTAAACGGACGAGTGCCCATCTACGCGGGCGCTTCGGAAATAACCACGCGCGATTGCATCAAGACGGCTCATATGGCGGAGGAGCTCGGGGGCGTTTCGGCATTGTCCGTTCTAACACCCTACTTCATGACACCAACCCAGTCCGAGTTGATCGACCACTACAAGGCCATCGCCGCAGAAACCGATCTGCCAATTCTGCTCTATTCAAACCCCGGCCGCACCCAGGTTCCGCTCGCCTTGAACACGGTGCTCGAACTTGCTCAGGTCCCGAATATTGTTGGTGTGAAGGACTCGGCAGGAAATATGACGTTGACTGCCGACTATCTGCGCGAAGTTCCGGAGGACTTCGCGGTGATCATGGGGCGCGATACGTTGATCTATCCGGCGCTGCGTATGGGCGCCGTCGGCGCCATTGCCTCGACGGCGAATATTGCGCCGCGCCTGCTCTCGGCGCTGTACAACGCATACATTGCCGGCGATGACGCCCGCGCCCTAGAACTGCAACAGCGACTCTCCCCGCTGCGCAACCTCGTTGACAAGGCCACCTTCCCAGTGGTCCTCAAGGAAGGATTGCGTTGCGCAGGTGTGGAGGCGGGTTACTGTTTTGCACCCGCACGCGAGCTCGCGCCCGAATACCGCGGGCTGCTGCAAAAGGCTGTCGACGACGCAGTCAACTTCTGA
- a CDS encoding gluconate:H+ symporter, with product MPLVILAAGIALLLVLMLVFKLNGFIALILVSIAVGLMQGMPFVSVDSSADAIVAAVADGARNSFANIPDVETVQKPTAVMSAIVDGVGGQVDDLILILGFGAMLGVLMADMGAANRLASSLINSFGIKRAQLAIVIVAFLVGVVLFWETAWVILIPIVFAVARQQKLPVMWLAIPLAIALSTMHSFLPPHPGPTAVAGQYDASIGKTLLYGLIIAIPIGMVVALIWPRLSFVKKVTANVPEGLVSEKEFTDETMPSFGVSLGITALPVVLIAGSAILELTLPEGNMAVKIFGAIGDAPVALLIGLLSALLYFRLGRRISMDTLMDSCSKSIKSIAMIIFIIGAGGAFKQVLQAGGISDYIGDLTNNWDVSPIILAWGIAALMRIALGSASVAVLAAAGIAAPLVEAGGVSPEVMVLATACGSVIASHVNDPGFWMFKEFLGLSVGDTLKVRTTYTTVLAILGLGGCLLLGAFITS from the coding sequence TTGCCTCTCGTAATTCTTGCTGCTGGCATCGCACTGCTGCTAGTGCTGATGCTGGTATTCAAACTCAACGGATTTATTGCCCTGATCCTGGTGTCCATCGCCGTCGGGCTAATGCAGGGAATGCCCTTTGTGAGCGTCGACAGTTCGGCTGATGCCATCGTGGCCGCGGTTGCCGATGGCGCACGCAATTCGTTCGCCAATATCCCAGATGTCGAGACCGTCCAGAAACCAACAGCTGTCATGAGCGCCATCGTCGACGGCGTGGGTGGTCAAGTTGACGATCTGATCCTCATCCTCGGTTTCGGTGCCATGCTGGGTGTTCTTATGGCGGATATGGGTGCTGCTAACCGGCTGGCAAGCTCGTTGATCAACAGCTTCGGCATTAAGCGTGCCCAGCTGGCGATCGTCATTGTCGCCTTCCTCGTCGGCGTCGTCCTCTTCTGGGAGACCGCCTGGGTGATCCTTATCCCCATCGTGTTCGCTGTAGCGCGGCAACAGAAGTTGCCGGTTATGTGGTTGGCTATACCACTGGCTATTGCCCTCTCAACCATGCATTCCTTCTTGCCTCCGCATCCTGGTCCGACGGCGGTTGCGGGCCAGTACGACGCATCGATCGGAAAAACGTTGCTGTACGGCCTAATCATCGCCATTCCGATTGGGATGGTGGTTGCGCTCATATGGCCGCGCCTGAGTTTCGTCAAGAAGGTTACCGCTAACGTGCCCGAAGGTCTGGTCAGTGAAAAGGAATTCACGGACGAAACCATGCCGAGTTTCGGTGTATCCCTGGGAATCACCGCCCTTCCGGTGGTCCTCATTGCCGGTAGTGCCATTCTGGAGTTGACGCTGCCGGAAGGCAACATGGCCGTCAAGATCTTCGGTGCGATTGGCGATGCACCGGTTGCATTGCTTATCGGACTGCTCTCAGCACTGCTGTACTTCCGCCTCGGCCGTCGTATCTCGATGGACACCCTAATGGACTCATGCAGTAAATCGATTAAGTCGATTGCCATGATCATCTTCATCATCGGTGCGGGTGGCGCATTCAAGCAGGTCCTTCAGGCCGGCGGTATTTCTGATTACATCGGTGACCTCACGAATAACTGGGACGTGTCGCCGATTATCTTGGCGTGGGGCATTGCCGCCCTGATGCGTATCGCCCTCGGCTCCGCATCGGTGGCTGTTCTAGCCGCAGCCGGGATTGCGGCACCGCTCGTCGAGGCAGGTGGCGTTAGCCCGGAGGTCATGGTGCTGGCCACCGCCTGTGGCTCTGTTATTGCATCCCATGTGAACGATCCGGGCTTCTGGATGTTCAAGGAATTCCTCGGCCTATCGGTGGGTGACACCTTGAAGGTACGCACCACCTACACCACGGTGTTGGCCATTCTCGGCCTGGGCGGTTGCCTGCTGCTCGGAGCATTTATTACATCCTGA
- a CDS encoding ADP-ribosylglycohydrolase family protein: MSIPQPSEQPRQALPIAVTDEIIDRARGCLLAAACGDALGVPYEFAAVPENPEMIGGGLGPYAPAEWSDDTQMSVCIAQVAASGISLLTPAAEDRVGEKFLGWLQDGATDVGTQTRAVLTRATELGRRNDVSDRLHQAAREYSEGTERAAGNGALMRTAPVGIAYLGSRELTAQAAQEIARLTHWDRLVDESCILWSEAIRVAVTTGQIDIRSGFDLMIPESRDYWEKALDDAESGNIIPHRNGFTVVALQCAWSAVWSVRDLAGEDAVREGIIQAVRLGSDTDTIATVAGALLGAAHGASAVPAQWANDVHGWPGLTGEQLADLAEQTVRAQGRTLVAE, translated from the coding sequence ATGTCGATTCCGCAGCCATCCGAACAACCGCGACAAGCTCTGCCCATCGCAGTCACCGATGAGATCATTGATCGCGCACGCGGGTGCCTTCTAGCTGCCGCCTGCGGCGATGCACTCGGCGTTCCCTATGAATTCGCGGCCGTCCCGGAGAATCCCGAGATGATAGGAGGAGGACTCGGCCCCTACGCCCCGGCCGAATGGTCGGATGATACGCAGATGTCAGTCTGTATTGCACAAGTGGCGGCCAGCGGTATCTCGCTTCTGACTCCGGCAGCCGAAGATCGCGTGGGTGAGAAATTCCTCGGCTGGCTGCAGGATGGCGCTACCGATGTCGGCACCCAGACCCGCGCAGTTCTCACTCGTGCCACCGAACTGGGGCGGCGTAACGACGTATCTGATCGTCTTCATCAAGCCGCACGCGAGTACTCCGAGGGCACAGAGCGCGCCGCCGGAAATGGAGCTCTTATGCGAACTGCTCCGGTTGGCATTGCTTACCTCGGATCACGGGAACTTACCGCGCAGGCAGCACAGGAGATCGCCAGACTCACGCATTGGGATCGACTGGTCGACGAGTCCTGCATTCTTTGGAGTGAGGCGATTCGCGTAGCGGTAACCACCGGCCAGATCGATATCCGTTCCGGGTTTGACTTGATGATTCCGGAGTCTCGCGACTACTGGGAGAAGGCCTTGGATGATGCCGAAAGCGGCAATATCATCCCGCATCGCAACGGTTTTACCGTAGTGGCGTTGCAGTGCGCCTGGTCTGCGGTATGGTCCGTCCGCGACCTGGCGGGCGAGGACGCCGTCCGGGAGGGCATCATCCAGGCTGTACGTCTCGGCAGCGATACCGACACTATTGCCACCGTTGCCGGAGCGCTGCTTGGCGCCGCGCATGGTGCAAGCGCAGTACCTGCCCAGTGGGCGAACGATGTCCATGGATGGCCCGGTTTGACCGGCGAGCAGTTGGCAGACTTGGCGGAACAGACGGTACGCGCGCAAGGCCGAACGCTCGTCGCGGAATAG
- a CDS encoding DUF4352 domain-containing protein, with protein MTTPPTGPQLPHSTSQGRQSHATNTSGTTNDLPNTATSHAARQGLPGWAWTLLGTLIVIAVVIAGIMIAGRNHTTPTTATSSGTTSPAPASTPTMPEPTASPTSRVTQIGDWSVEVVEYKPDVTEYLTTYDPPVELTVEDNRFLGIKLRVTNTGERANAYTQLGQRLDGYTEGRKVVEPYYIDTVDYRGDDYLAEVRYLEPGESGEGWLFYQVRGDFELTTIEMQDKRDRDNPTPGPKSPTRNPPTPHPHQPPPHNPNPTHHDLTATPRPGLTAAPRSEVPATSEEER; from the coding sequence ATGACCACACCACCGACCGGACCACAACTCCCACACTCCACTAGTCAGGGTCGCCAGTCACACGCGACCAACACATCGGGTACGACGAATGACCTACCGAACACGGCGACTTCACACGCTGCCCGGCAGGGTCTGCCCGGCTGGGCCTGGACACTCCTCGGCACCCTCATCGTCATCGCCGTCGTGATCGCCGGTATCATGATCGCCGGACGCAACCACACCACACCAACAACGGCGACCAGTAGCGGCACGACTAGCCCCGCCCCCGCATCTACGCCGACCATGCCGGAACCGACGGCCTCGCCGACGTCCAGGGTGACGCAGATCGGGGACTGGAGCGTGGAAGTTGTAGAGTACAAGCCAGATGTCACCGAGTACTTGACCACCTACGACCCACCCGTCGAACTAACAGTCGAAGACAACCGGTTCCTCGGCATCAAACTCCGCGTCACCAACACCGGAGAACGAGCCAACGCCTACACTCAACTCGGGCAACGCCTCGATGGTTACACCGAGGGACGTAAAGTCGTCGAACCATACTACATTGACACCGTCGACTACAGGGGTGACGACTACCTTGCCGAAGTCCGCTACCTGGAACCGGGCGAGTCCGGAGAAGGCTGGCTGTTCTACCAAGTCCGCGGCGACTTCGAACTGACCACCATCGAAATGCAAGACAAACGCGACCGCGACAACCCCACCCCTGGACCGAAGTCCCCTACCCGCAACCCGCCAACGCCACACCCACACCAACCACCACCCCATAACCCCAACCCGACCCACCATGACCTCACTGCCACACCACGACCTGGCCTCACGGCGGCACCACGATCAGAAGTGCCCGCTACTAGTGAAGAGGAACGATAG